A single region of the Candidatus Neomarinimicrobiota bacterium genome encodes:
- a CDS encoding FAD binding domain-containing protein — translation MVDGYRPRNLIEALKIRSEMNCFPIAGGTDLMVQKARGTGLRPGFEKPLLFIGHLPELRRIEKKEGFIHIGPAVLLSELLHSPLIPETFKKAVSLMASPPSRNLATLGGNLCNASPAGDTLPFLYAADAEILLENYAFERRIAIEDFITGPKRTNLNPDELLTDIIIPDTDFPVTYYRKVGQRRGMSLTKASFHGLAEVLDGYVEDLRMAFGAVAPTVVRSRDIENSLIGETVTDLKFRFDEIRELYDPLIQPIDDARSSAEYRKNVCFNILKDFLNHLEKNQGDTL, via the coding sequence ATGGTAGACGGTTACCGCCCCCGGAATCTGATTGAAGCTTTAAAAATACGGAGCGAGATGAATTGCTTTCCCATTGCCGGCGGAACGGATCTCATGGTGCAAAAAGCCCGGGGGACAGGCCTGAGACCCGGTTTTGAAAAACCGTTGCTCTTTATCGGCCACCTGCCTGAACTCCGCCGGATAGAGAAAAAAGAAGGCTTTATCCATATCGGTCCGGCTGTATTACTTTCCGAACTGCTCCACAGTCCCCTCATTCCCGAAACTTTTAAAAAAGCCGTATCCCTGATGGCATCACCACCCTCCAGAAATCTGGCAACCCTGGGAGGCAATCTCTGCAATGCCTCTCCGGCCGGCGATACCCTCCCCTTTCTGTATGCCGCCGATGCAGAAATCCTCCTGGAAAACTATGCCTTTGAAAGAAGGATCGCCATTGAAGATTTTATTACCGGACCCAAAAGGACCAATCTGAACCCAGATGAATTGCTGACGGATATTATCATCCCGGATACGGATTTCCCCGTCACCTACTACAGGAAAGTGGGGCAACGCCGGGGAATGAGCCTGACCAAGGCATCCTTTCACGGACTGGCGGAAGTGCTGGACGGGTATGTGGAAGATCTGCGCATGGCTTTCGGGGCCGTCGCCCCGACGGTTGTCCGTTCCCGGGATATTGAAAACTCCCTTATCGGAGAAACAGTAACAGACCTGAAATTCCGCTTTGACGAGATTCGGGAATTATACGATCCGCTGATTCAACCCATTGACGACGCCCGGTCCAGTGCCGAATACCGGAAAAATGTCTGTTTTAATATTCTGAAAGATTTTCTGAACCACCTGGAAAAAAATCAAGGAGATACACTATGA
- a CDS encoding XdhC family protein, translated as MKKEKLIHDEIHRLSSGKGCGIVVTVVRKSGSGPAETGTKMLVYPDGSTLGTVGGGAMEKMAVEQAMTLFSEKKNHLEEFVMQDSGEGTQTGMMCGGTATLFFEYYAPKHHVYIFGAGHVGSAIVYHLKALDYFITVVDDREDVLNTLQGADEKIHGSFETVLSDKAVEPDGYFIIATYEHRVDSLILNRIFKEGWKPHYVGMVASRRKQKIMLKELKKAVPEVDTDVCYIPVGLDTGGGLPHDIAISIVAEIQKIRYQSKGGHLRDQG; from the coding sequence ATGAAAAAAGAAAAATTGATTCACGATGAAATACACCGTTTGAGTTCAGGCAAGGGGTGCGGAATTGTGGTAACAGTTGTAAGAAAAAGCGGATCGGGTCCGGCAGAGACAGGAACGAAGATGCTGGTGTATCCGGACGGTTCAACTCTGGGGACCGTAGGCGGTGGAGCCATGGAAAAAATGGCTGTCGAACAAGCCATGACTCTTTTCAGTGAAAAGAAAAATCACCTGGAAGAATTTGTCATGCAGGATTCAGGGGAAGGAACTCAGACCGGAATGATGTGCGGTGGTACGGCAACTCTGTTTTTTGAGTACTATGCTCCCAAACACCATGTGTATATCTTTGGTGCGGGACATGTGGGTTCGGCGATAGTCTATCATTTGAAAGCTCTGGATTATTTTATTACGGTGGTGGACGACCGGGAGGATGTTTTAAACACTCTTCAGGGAGCAGATGAAAAGATCCATGGTTCTTTTGAAACGGTATTATCCGACAAGGCTGTAGAACCGGACGGTTATTTTATTATCGCAACCTATGAACACCGGGTGGACAGTCTTATATTAAACCGGATATTTAAAGAAGGATGGAAACCCCATTATGTGGGCATGGTGGCTTCACGGCGGAAACAGAAAATAATGCTGAAGGAACTGAAAAAAGCTGTACCGGAGGTAGATACGGATGTCTGTTATATTCCCGTGGGGCTGGATACGGGCGGGGGCTTACCACACGACATCGCCATTTCAATCGTCGCGGAAATTCAAAAAATCCGCTATCAATCTAAAGGTGGACATCTACGGGATCAGGGATGA
- a CDS encoding (2Fe-2S)-binding protein has translation MKIEFTLNGETKKIDVHPARRLLDILREDFHLTAVKEGCGEGECGACVVLMDGKTVNSCLIPAGYLEGKSILTPEGFKKTPRGKVIEEAFIEAGAVQCGFCTPGFVMSVESLLNEHPHPTEEQIREGLSGNLCRCTGYQMIFKAVRLAAEKGEGLW, from the coding sequence ATGAAGATTGAATTCACATTAAACGGCGAAACAAAAAAGATAGACGTCCACCCTGCCCGGCGACTACTGGATATCCTCCGGGAGGATTTTCACCTTACTGCGGTGAAAGAGGGCTGTGGTGAGGGAGAGTGCGGCGCCTGTGTGGTACTTATGGACGGGAAAACGGTGAATTCCTGCCTGATTCCTGCCGGATACCTGGAAGGAAAATCCATCCTCACACCGGAAGGGTTTAAAAAAACGCCCCGGGGAAAAGTGATTGAGGAAGCCTTTATAGAAGCGGGTGCAGTCCAGTGCGGATTTTGTACGCCCGGATTCGTGATGTCGGTGGAATCTCTGTTGAATGAACACCCCCATCCTACGGAGGAACAAATACGGGAAGGCCTTTCTGGTAATTTGTGCCGGTGTACGGGCTATCAGATGATTTTTAAAGCGGTCCGCCTGGCTGCGGAGAAAGGAGAGGGATTATGGTAG